The Cyanobacteria bacterium GSL.Bin1 DNA segment ACGTTTGTTACCCGATCTGTCTCAGCGACCTGAAATAGAAGTCGATATCTTATCTCATTTAGTTTTGGCATGTGGTGATGTTAGTTTAGCCGCTTTTATTCGTTTCAGCCCGGATCTAATCAAAGTTGCCAGAGAAACTTTGAGTACAGGAGGGACCATCATGACTGATGTTCCGGCTGTTCTTAACAGCTTAGATCACACTCGCCTTGCTCATTTAGGATGTCAATCTTTCTCCTTAATGAATGACTCTCATCTTAATACTGCTGCAGATGCAGAAGAGGCGTTTTGGCAGGATCACAATTGGCAGCAACGTCTTGCAGAACAAATTGAAGGTCAGATCTGGGTCATCGGTTATGCGCCTTCTGTACTACTCAAACTCTGCGAACTAGTAGAAACCCAAGGCGGCAAACCAGCCCTTGTCATCGGGCTTCCCATTGGTTTTAGCCATGCCCCAGCCGCAAAACGGCAACTGTTGCAGTTACCTATTCCCTATTTGACCAGCGAAAGTGCCCTTGGGGGCGGCTTACTCGCAGCGGTGGCGCTGAATCGGTTAGCTGCTTCTCTACTAGAAAAGCCAGATTGCCATTGCTATCTTCAGAATCTTTAGTTGAACGTTGCTTCTAACTGTTGAGAGGCGGTTTTAATTTTCTCTAAACTCCCTGGATTAACCAGTCCATAATAGTCAAAAACATACACTTGATCCTGTTGAGTTGCTTTGAGATTTTTCCAAAACGCTTCTTGTTTGAGTTGTTCTAAAATTCCTTCTCGACTCGGATCGACAA contains these protein-coding regions:
- a CDS encoding MerR family transcriptional regulator, whose protein sequence is MLTIKQLTAAVGDGVTPRMVRHYHQIGLMPSPKRSASNYRLYTEADVQRLQRIVALKQQGFQLSHIKQILEQESSSDSLLQQLQQQYQSVLQQLVKWRQTAIALEGLLGRDESCQSLQAEALAQLGRLQAETETTRSLSEGLWASLDAGVCDHPENFQQALQRLLPDLSQRPEIEVDILSHLVLACGDVSLAAFIRFSPDLIKVARETLSTGGTIMTDVPAVLNSLDHTRLAHLGCQSFSLMNDSHLNTAADAEEAFWQDHNWQQRLAEQIEGQIWVIGYAPSVLLKLCELVETQGGKPALVIGLPIGFSHAPAAKRQLLQLPIPYLTSESALGGGLLAAVALNRLAASLLEKPDCHCYLQNL